TACACCGTGCCTACCGGCAGCAGCGGCTGCCCGGACAGGTCCCACGCCAGGCCGAGCTGCCCCAGCAGCAGGAACAGGTTCATCTCGGAGATGCCCAGCTCGATGTGCTGCCCGGTGGGGCTCTCCGTCCAGCGCAGCATCCGGTCCTCCGACCAGGACCGCCGTTCGGTCGGGGCGAAGACCCCGGTCCGGTTGAGGAACCCCGCGAGGTTGGTGGAGGTGGCCACGTCCGGCGCGGTGCTGACCAGGTAGGGCGCCACCTGCGGGTTTCGGGCCAGCTCCACCAGGACCCGGCCGAAGGCCTCCTGGGTGGAGATAGGCCGCTGCGTGCGTACCCCGGTGGCCTCCGGGACGGTGACCCCCAGCGAGCGTCGGCGCGGCGCGCGGGCCAGCGCCTCACGGCGGGCGCCGGCCCGAATGCCGGCCGGGCTCGCCGGGTCCAGCCGGTCCCACTCGGTCGCGGTGGTCAGGCCGTGCGCCGCCCGCAGCACGTCGATCTGCGCGGGGGACAGCAGCGCCGAATGGTTGCGCGGATTGCCGGCGATCGGCAACCCCCACCCCTTCACGGTGTACGCGAAGACGACGCTGGGCCGGTCGGTCACCGCGTCGCACTGGGCGTACGCGTCGAGCATCGCCTCCAGGTCGTGCCCGCCCAGGTCGGTGACGAGCGGGGCCAACTCCTCGTCGGTCAGGTCGGCGATGAACGCGGCGATCCCGGCCGGCGCACCGTCCAGGAACCGCTCCCGCAGCGCCGGCCCGGCCAGCCCGAACAGCGACTGGTACTGCTCGTTGGGCATCCGGTCGATCCAGTCGCGCAGTGCCGTCCCGCCCGGCCGGGCGTACGCCTGCGCGAGCCGGCGGCCGTACTTGACCTCCACCACGTGCCAGCCGGCGGCCTCGAACTGCCCCCGCCACTGGTCGATCCGGATGCCGGGGACCACCCGGTCCAGCGACTGCCGGTTGAAGTCGACCAGCCACATCACGTTGCCCAGGCCGGTGGTGGCCGGATCGGCGACCGCCTCCCAGATGTTGCCCTCGTCCAGCTCGGCGTCGCCGATCAACGCGACGAACCGGGAGTGCGGGCGGGCGCCGAAGTGGGCGTCCACGTAGCGTCGGGTCACCGCGGCGAACAGCGGGGCCGCCGCGCCCAGCCCGACCGAACCGGTGGAGAAGTCCACCGCGTCCGGATCCTTCGTCCGCGACGGGTACGACTGCAACCCGCCCCGCGCCCGCAACCGCGTCAGGTACGACCGGTCCAGGTTGCCCAGCAGGTACTGGATCGCGTGGAACACCGGGGAGGCGTGCGGCTTGACCGCCACCCGGTCCTCGGCGTCCAGGTGGTGGAACCAGAGCGCGGTCATCGCGGTGACCAGGGAGGCGCTGGAGGCCTGGTGGCCACCGACCTTCACCCCGTCGCCGGTGTCCCGGTCGTGGTTGGCCGCGTCCACGATCCGGGTGGCGAGCCACAGCACCCGTCGCTGGATCTCGTCGAGGACATCGAGGTCGTGCTCGTTCACGGGAACTCCATCCGGGCGTCGCCGTTGACGCCCTCGGTGGGAGGGGTGGCGCGGGTCGCGCGCGTACCCCCGGGAAAGGGTGAGGGCCACCGCCGGGTCACGGCGGCGGCCCTCGCCGGTCGCGGGCGGGAACCCCCGGCTCCGGCCCGTGTGGGTCAGCCTTGGACGCCGAGGCGCTCCAGGATGAGGTCCCGCAGGGTCTTGGCGTCGGCCTGACCCCGGGTCGCCTTCATCACCGCGCCGACCAGCGCGCCGACCGCCGCCACCTTGCCGCTGCGGATCTTGTCGGCGATGGCCGGGTTGGCGGCGATCGCCTCGTCCACGGCGGCGGTGAGCGCCCCGGTGTCGGAGACCACCTCCAGGCCCCGCCTGGTCATGATCTCGGTCGGCGAACCCTCGCCGTCGACCACGCCCTCCAGCACCGTCCGGGCCAGCTTGTCGTTGAGCTTGCCGGCGTCCACCAGGCCCTGCAGCTCGGCGACCTGCGCCGGGGTCGCCCCGATGTCGGCCAGCTCCACGCCGGTCTCGTTGGCCCGGCGGGACAGCTCGCCCAGCCACCACTTGCGGGCCGCCGCCGGGGTGGTGCCGGCGGCCACCGTCGCCTCGATCAGCTCGACCGCACCGGCGTTGAGCACCGACTGCATGTCGAGGTCGGACAGGCCCCACTGCTCCTGGAGCCGGCGGCGGTGCAGCCGGGGCAGCTCCGGCAGGGCCGCCTTCAGCTCGGCCACCCAGGCTGTGTCCGGGGCGAGCGGCACCAGGTCCGGCTCCGGGAAGTACCGGTAGTCGGTGGCGGTCTCCTTGGACCGGCCCGGCGTGGTGTCCCCGGTGTCCTCGTGGAAGTGCCGGGTCTCCTGGGTGATCCGGCCGCCCGCGTCGAGCACCGACGCCTGGCGCAGGATCTCCGAGCGGACCGCCCGCTCCACCGAGCGCAGCGAGTTGACGTTCTTGGTCTCGGTGCGGGTGCCCCACTCCTCGCCCGGCAGGTTGAGGGAGGTGTTGACGTCGCAGCGCAGCGACCCCTCCTCCATCCGGACGTCGGAGACGCCCAGCGAGCGCAGCACGTCCCGCAGCTCGGTCACGTACGCCTTGGCCACCTCGGGGGCGAGCGCACCGGTGCCGGGGACCGGCTTGGTGACGATCTCGACCAGCGGGATGCCGGCCCGGTTGTAGTCGACGAGCGACTCGGTAGCGCCGTGGATCCGGCCGGTGGCCCCGCCGACGTGCAGCGTCTTGCCGGTGTCCTCCTCCAGGTGCACCCGCTCGATGCCGATCCGCACCAGCTCGCCGTCGACCTCGACGTCCAGGTAGCCGTCGGAGCACAGCGGCTCGTCGTACTGGCTGATCTGGAAGTCCTTCGGCATGTCCGGGTAGAAGTAGTTCTTCCGGGCGAACCGGCACCATGCGGCGATGGAGCAGTTCAGCGCCAGGCCGATCCGGATGGTCGCCTCGATCGCCGCCTTGTTGGCCACCGGCAGTGACCCGGGCAGGCCCAGACACACCGGGCAGACCCGGGTGTTCGGCTCGCCGCCGAAGTCCGTCGGGCAACCGCAGAACATCTTGGTGTTCGTGCCCAGCTCGACGTGGGTCTCCAGGCCGATCACCGGCTCGTAGCGCGCAACGACCTCGTCGTACGCGGGCAGTGTCGTCGTCATCTGAACTCCAGCCTCACAGTGCCGGTGGGGTGAACGTGCCGACCACGGACTCCAGCGCGGCGGCGACCCGGTACATCCGGTCGTCGGCCATCGTCGGGGCCATCACCTGCATACCGACGGGCAGCCCCTCGGACAGGCCGCACGGCACCGAGATGCCCGGCCCGCCGTACAGGTTCGTCGGGATGGTGAACAGGTCCGCCAGGTACATCTGGTACGGGTCGGCGGTGCGCGCCCCGATCGGGAACGCCACGAACGGCGTGGTGGGCGAGATCAGCGCGTCGACCTGCTCGAACGCCGCGGTGAAGTCCCGGGTGATCAGGGTGCGGACCTTCTGCGCCTGCCCGTAGTAGGCGTCGTAGTAGCCCGAGGAGAGCGCGTAGGTGCCGACCATGATCCGCCGCTTGACCTCGGCGCCGAACCCGGCCTCCCGGGTCAGCGACATGACCTCCTCCAGCGACCGGTTCCCGTCGTCGCCGACCCGCAGGCCGAACCGGACCCCGTCGAACCGGGCCAGGTTGGAGGAGCACTCGCTCGGCGCGATCAGGTAGTACGCCGGCAGCGCGTACCGGAAGTGCGGGCAGGACACCTCGACGATCTCCGCGCCCAGCTTGGCCAGGGTGTCGACCGACTCGCGGAACGCGGCCATCACGCCCGGCTCCGCGCCCTCGCCGGTGAACTCCTTGACGATGCCGAGCTTCACCCCGGTCAGGTCGCCGCTCGCACCGAGCTTCGCGGCGGCCACCACGTCCGGCACCGGCTGCGGGATGGAGGTGGAGTCACGCGGGTCGTGCCCGCCGATGACCTGGTGCAGCAGCGCCGCGTCGAGCACGGTCCGGGCGCACGGGCCGGGGGTGTCCAGCGAGGAGGAGAACGCGACCAGGCCGTACCGGGAGGTGCCGCCGTAGGTGGGCTTCGCGCCGACGGTGCCGGTGACCGCGCCGGGCTGCCGGATCGAGCCACCGGTGTCGGAGCCGATGGCCAGCGGCGCCTCGTACGCGGCCAGCGCGGCGGCGCTGCCCCCGCCGGAGCCGCCG
Above is a window of Micromonospora rifamycinica DNA encoding:
- a CDS encoding transketolase-like TK C-terminal-containing protein, which encodes MNEHDLDVLDEIQRRVLWLATRIVDAANHDRDTGDGVKVGGHQASSASLVTAMTALWFHHLDAEDRVAVKPHASPVFHAIQYLLGNLDRSYLTRLRARGGLQSYPSRTKDPDAVDFSTGSVGLGAAAPLFAAVTRRYVDAHFGARPHSRFVALIGDAELDEGNIWEAVADPATTGLGNVMWLVDFNRQSLDRVVPGIRIDQWRGQFEAAGWHVVEVKYGRRLAQAYARPGGTALRDWIDRMPNEQYQSLFGLAGPALRERFLDGAPAGIAAFIADLTDEELAPLVTDLGGHDLEAMLDAYAQCDAVTDRPSVVFAYTVKGWGLPIAGNPRNHSALLSPAQIDVLRAAHGLTTATEWDRLDPASPAGIRAGARREALARAPRRRSLGVTVPEATGVRTQRPISTQEAFGRVLVELARNPQVAPYLVSTAPDVATSTNLAGFLNRTGVFAPTERRSWSEDRMLRWTESPTGQHIELGISEMNLFLLLGQLGLAWDLSGQPLLPVGTVYDPFVLRGLDAFLYGTYSGSRFVVAGTPSGITLAPEGGAHQSTVTASVGLELPGVTLCEPAYATSLDWLLCDAFGQIAQGTAPAATAAPAEDGAYYFRLSTRPLDQTPFEAARTRLGDAVLRRQVVAGAYRLVDAHQAYPHLADAPVVTLAASGAVLPETLAAAAELAEEGIAAHVVDVTSLDRLYRAWQRTLRQGVRTATVPSAPGALRAAFGDRAPLVTVHDAASHAMAWLGSALGVPAVPLGVDEFGQSGSVRELYELHDLLPGSIVNAALAALSLR
- the gatB gene encoding Asp-tRNA(Asn)/Glu-tRNA(Gln) amidotransferase subunit GatB, which encodes MTTTLPAYDEVVARYEPVIGLETHVELGTNTKMFCGCPTDFGGEPNTRVCPVCLGLPGSLPVANKAAIEATIRIGLALNCSIAAWCRFARKNYFYPDMPKDFQISQYDEPLCSDGYLDVEVDGELVRIGIERVHLEEDTGKTLHVGGATGRIHGATESLVDYNRAGIPLVEIVTKPVPGTGALAPEVAKAYVTELRDVLRSLGVSDVRMEEGSLRCDVNTSLNLPGEEWGTRTETKNVNSLRSVERAVRSEILRQASVLDAGGRITQETRHFHEDTGDTTPGRSKETATDYRYFPEPDLVPLAPDTAWVAELKAALPELPRLHRRRLQEQWGLSDLDMQSVLNAGAVELIEATVAAGTTPAAARKWWLGELSRRANETGVELADIGATPAQVAELQGLVDAGKLNDKLARTVLEGVVDGEGSPTEIMTRRGLEVVSDTGALTAAVDEAIAANPAIADKIRSGKVAAVGALVGAVMKATRGQADAKTLRDLILERLGVQG
- the gatA gene encoding Asp-tRNA(Asn)/Glu-tRNA(Gln) amidotransferase subunit GatA yields the protein MTDLTRMTATELAGLVAAGETSAVEVTRAHLDRIAAVDDRVHAFLHVDSEGALTAARAVDERRAAGEQLGPLAGVPVAVKDVLTTKGVPTTVGSKILEGWRPPYDATIVQRLRAAGTVMLGKTNMDEFAMGSSTEYSAYGPTHNPWDLARIPGGSGGGSAAALAAYEAPLAIGSDTGGSIRQPGAVTGTVGAKPTYGGTSRYGLVAFSSSLDTPGPCARTVLDAALLHQVIGGHDPRDSTSIPQPVPDVVAAAKLGASGDLTGVKLGIVKEFTGEGAEPGVMAAFRESVDTLAKLGAEIVEVSCPHFRYALPAYYLIAPSECSSNLARFDGVRFGLRVGDDGNRSLEEVMSLTREAGFGAEVKRRIMVGTYALSSGYYDAYYGQAQKVRTLITRDFTAAFEQVDALISPTTPFVAFPIGARTADPYQMYLADLFTIPTNLYGGPGISVPCGLSEGLPVGMQVMAPTMADDRMYRVAAALESVVGTFTPPAL